A region from the Pelobates fuscus isolate aPelFus1 chromosome 1, aPelFus1.pri, whole genome shotgun sequence genome encodes:
- the USF3 gene encoding basic helix-loop-helix domain-containing protein USF3, whose translation MPEMTQNETSTKTRHRKKNRESHNEVERHRKKKINSGINRIGDLIPCSPALKQSKNMILEQAFKYITELKRQNDELLLNGGDKEQACEIKKLRKELAELQKENSRYIELLKSNDICLYDDPTLHWKGKARNSKTSLVASPDQVQKLPLCLNSSQLSSANQGSTVHGITFNVSQNLQKQTANVVPVQRTCNLVTPITISGVYPLENKTWQQSAVIASTSSQHIPLCLPVVTSAPNTNDVPASKGQPNVVFPVSSASVLSFLNGSTSQFQCSSSQTSQETNTGENMVAQPLVSLPNNASSTCSSLPSSLLPLVSEVSQASVSEISLQEHSNLLQGRYSGVTSCSETVKDVVQEIFPNIDIDSSPEVTVSSITSTLGNQAASATNLLTSSPLENSWSLPITLSSPELKNVSSLTRISSDGNTQTTWTTLQLAGNTIQPLSQTSSTVIPMLLTEQQTCSKDANSNKLIAASVNLNTSEGRSVEVMKIPPGLQVPAQMIHSQSQSAPNLLPLNPPVQVIQVAQPVRPALNPVPANQNIILLQPPAAAPCPPVLRTDVPKPGVGQQIVIIQASPNQTPLPIMSAQPAPSVVLPLNAGSHVVCPTNTVQNAVAPQTFGGKHLVHILPRPTPVPSTSPVQSVPVSTVSSNQQPPTISLNGHLFALQPVTLSTGTANQTPMQIIQPTTSEDPNTNVALNTFGALANLSQSISQMAGQSCLQFTLNPPAPSLTGANVPVNCIPVTGTSTAVVTTESTNSLPVTSSPTNLFPGKNAGGSPSNVKPKKTIKKPSTKKSSKKEISISNKSNSFGAESSNEQSNGDNLEQLESTSVLVNTTSTVQEKLDSVGNEVVTLEGLNSSGETCMLSNSVSGEPFSGEFAGCRDLLPSADVCLNQDDHITPSEPPESFKDCAVTTVSSILPTAQMQESSATKVSEDQTVLTTGTIADAVDVSKACVLQEDSSSLTATDLLEVQILADDPKGRSPSPKVATKEVLHSGLFYRKVKSKEVTSAEHAKEDPLLVNTPASHGTQHQPCVSVQEIVASGSCVTNRQTDSPLSTSSGSSRNFSVASMLPDVSREDVTSGTMTSSFNGCSFTEQNDIVAVAARVIFDQENLPKGRARIQTEVRSDVSRVADSEISAGDCRHPYKSHMAKENLAVHSTSSTFNSLDSSTHPGVSQLSEKTNCPVKINTNLSLQISTSQSQSMTSLSINNLIHQSGMNSNVNRANIAQTSTTSNTPATLSSTYKKQTQVSSASEFSQEQLHTIRATVMQVTRANDSTLKHGETRKESNKRCAQEDSLISAAKRQKQCQASVRHERLQAQENLSEQNVVLVSHVPSIPSSSLSSSNQGHGDGLATLFPSSSNFNTNLRQTEMRCSSQPAVSEQSQMGVQQLHSLQHTPNPISLLHSNQYLKQQQASHLREQHHHYQQQHHISHSDTTIHSQSHNVQQQQRLLQHDVQIQKKRGPVQGGQATRLSLQQDHHLSEQNRQKGGQQHPHHQQLPPHFGSSQVEKACDNNAPSRNHHGSHPPSHVSQEILHQHQQDVGSRQQGSVVSEHLSGHNQVQRLMTSRSLEQQMVSQASVVSRPTNMTCAPHRQERNRVSSYSAEALIGKSTSNSEQRMGITNQSSRLPDQLEMRKYLDISRNKGLSVHNLQGHMSIDHNVNTETGQRLPDCQTFKTASSSQQQSGVFEVQTSRNNDANAVTSMRGMQSQAYRINHNPNSSMDRQKHLPYQPMQDGQITNTLPNRDNENSCHQSFMQSLLAPHIGEQVSVSQRSISGHQRSQYNSSSGIEYTCPPPTRESVHLRRENDGPNRESCDLAMGQVTSRNNSLSIPFSSSSSSGDIQNRNTSPHPSLQKSAMRPPDSQGTKNHLNIQVSINMHGVVHPAVPHQPVSHGNVDQRQIVRQGNPPIAQRSRHPLQDEADSKVRQPERTRTGNQRHSNMFDPTLPHLPLAGPGAMILGRQQSVTEKRTGIVRFMPDSSQVTTDNPNPDQHSLTQNFGFPFIPEGTMNPPINTNPSFMPPVTQATATRTPALIPVDPQNTIPSFYPSYSPAHPSLANDLTIPYFPNQMFSNPSTEKSSSTSLNNRFGSILSPPRPVGFSQTTFPLLPDMTPMHMTNPSHLSNFNLTSLFPEIAAALPADGSAMSPLLPLSHSSNSDSSKQSSNRPAHNISHILGHDSSSTV comes from the coding sequence cTTGCGAAATCAAAAAGCTTAGAAAGGAACTGGCGGAGCTCCAGAAAGAGAATTCTCGATACATAGAACTTCTGAAGAGTAATGACATCTGTCTGTATGATGACCCGACCCTGCATTGGAAAGGGAAAGCGCGTAACTCCAAGACTTCCTTGGTGGCTTCTCCAGATCAAGTCCAGAAGCTCCCCCTCTGCCTAAATAGCAGCCAACTGAGTTCCGCTAACCAGGGGTCCACTGTGCATGGGATAACTTTCAACGTTAGTCAGAATCTACAGAAGCAGACTGCGAATGTTGTTCCAGTGCAAAGGACATGTAACTTGGTAACACCCATCACAATTTCTGGTGTCTACCCTTTAGAAAACAAAACCTGGCAACAAAGTGCAGTGATTGCATCCACATCCAGTCAGCACATACCACTGTGTCTTCCTGTCGTCACTTCAGCTCCAAATACTAATGATGTCCCTGCGTCCAAGGGACAGCCGAATGTTGTTTTCCCTGTAAGCAGTGCATCTGTTCTTTCTTTCCTAAATGGTTCTACAAGCCAGTTTCAGTGCTCTTCCAGCCAAACATCACAAGAGACCAACACTGGTGAAAATATGGTTGCACAGCCCTTGGTCTCTTTACCCAACAACGCTTCATCGACCTGCAGCAGCCTTCCATCAAGCCTTCTGCCGCTGGTTTCGGAAGTATCACAGGCCTCTGTGTCTGAAATAAGTTTACAGGAGCATTCAAATCTTCTCCAGGGGAGGTATTCTGGAGTCACTAGCTGTTCTGAAACTGTAAAAGATGTAGTCCAGGAGATTTTCCCCAACATTGATATTGATTCTAGCCCTGAAGTAACAGTCTCATCAATAACATCCACCCTGGGAAATCAAGCTGCATCTGCTACAAACTTATTGACGTCAAGTCCTCTGGAAAATAGCTGGTCACTTCCTATAACTTTATCTTCTCCTGAACTGAAAAACGTTAGCAGCTTAACACGGATTTCTTCCGATGGAAATACACAAACCACATGGACAACATTGCAGTTAGCAGGGAATACCATACAGCCATTAAGCCAGACATCTTCCACAGTTATTCCCATGTTGTTAACTGAGCAACAAACATGCTCCAAAGATGCCAATAGTAACAAACTAATAGCAGCATCCGTAAACCTGAATACTTCAGAAGGCAGATCTGTTGAGGTGATGAAAATCCCACCTGGCTTGCAAGTACCAGCGCAGATGATCCACTCCCAGTCGCAAAGTGCACCTAACCTACTCCCTCTGAATCCTCCTGTTCAAGTAATTCAGGTGGCTCAGCCTGTCAGACCTGCTCTAAACCCAGTCCCAGCCAATCAGAACATCATATTGCTTCAGCCTCCAGCAGCAGCTCCTTGTCCACCTGTCTTACGGACTGATGTTCCCAAGCCAGGGGTGGGGCAACAGATTGTTATTATTCAAGCATCTCCAAACCAAACTCCTCTTCCTATAATGTCTGCTCAGCCAGCCCCATCTGTAGTGTTGCCTCTTAATGCAGGAAGCCATGTTGTGTGTCCAACAAACACTGTGCAAAATGCTGTTGCCCCCCAGACATTTGGTGGAAAGCATCTTGTTCATATATTACCAAGACCTACACCAGTCCCATCAACTAGCCCCGTGCAGTCTGTTCCTGTCTCTACAGTCTCCTCAAACCAGCAGCCACCAACAATCTCCTTGAATGGACATTTGTTTGCTCTTCAACCAGTGACTCTGTCAACTGGTACAGCCAATCAAACCCCAATGCAGATTATCCAACCTACCACCAGTGAGGATCCCAACACGAATGTGGCTCTCAACACTTTTGGTGCTTTGGCCAACCTTAGTCAGAGCATATCCCAGATGGCAGGTCAAAGCTGCTTACAATTTACTCTCAACCCCCCTGCACCTTCGTTAACGGGAGCTAATGTTCCTGTTAATTGTATTCCTGTGACAGGGACCAGCACGGCTGTAGTAACCACAGAGAGTACAAATAGTTTGCCAGTCACTTCCAGCCCAACAAACCTTTTCCCTGGAAAAAACGCTGGAGGATCGCCTTCAAATGTGAAACCAAAGAAGACCATAAAGAAGCCCAGTACTAAGAAATCTTCTAAAAAGGAGATCTCGATATCCAACAAATCCAATTCGTTCGGTGCAGAATCTTCGAATGAGCAGTCAAATGGAGATAATCTTGAACAACTGGAAAGTACGTCTGTTTTGGTAAATACAACCAGTACTGTGCAAGAGAAACTTGATTCGGTAGGCAATGAAGTCGTCACCCTGGAAGGATTAAATTCCAGTGGGGAGACCTGTATGCTTTCTAATTCTGTCTCAGGGGAGCCGTTTTCGGGAGAGTTTGCTGGCTGCAGAGATCTTCTTCCCAGTGCAGATGTTTGTTTAAATCAGGATGATCACATTACGCCTTCAGAGCCTCCAGAATCATTTAAGGATTGTGCTGTAACTACTGTATCCTCCATACTTCCGACAGCTCAGATGCAAGAGTCTTCTGCTACCAAAGTATCTGAAGATCAAACTGTACTAACCACAGGCACGATTGCGGATGCTGTTGATGTTTCCAAAGCTTGTGTTCTCCAAGAAGACTCTTCAAGTTTAACTGCTACCGATCTCCTGGAAGTCCAGATTCTGGCAGATGATCCAAAAGGAAGATCTCCTTCTCCAAAGGTAGCAACTAAAGAAGTTCTTCATTCTGGACTGTTTTACAGAAAGGTTAAATCAAAAGAAGTTACATCTGCTGAACATGCAAAGGAAGACCCTCTACTTGTGAACACCCCAGCAAGTCATGGTACACAGCATCAGCCTTGTGTTTCTGTGCAAGAAATAGTGGCTAGTGGTTCTTGTGTTACTAATAGACAGACTGATTCTCCTCTTTCCACCAGCTCTGGAAGTAGCCGTAACTTTTCTGTTGCATCAATGTTGCCAGATGTCAGTCGAGAAGATGTTACTAGTGGTACAATGACCTCATCATTCAATGGTTGTTCTTTTACAGAACAAAATGATATTGTCGCTGTGGCTGCAAGAGTTATTTTTGACCAGGAAAACCTCCCCAAAGGAAGAGCAAGAATTCAGACAGAGGTTAGAAGTGATGTTTCTAGGGTTGCTGATTCTGAAATTTCAGCAGGGGATTGCAGGCACCCTTACAAGTCACATATGGCAAAAGAAAACCTTGCTGTTCATTCAACATCTAGTACTTTTAATTCTCTAGATTCGAGTACACACCCTGGTGTAAGTCAGCTATCAGAGAAAACCAATTGCCCCGTGAAAATTAACACAAATCTTTCTCTGCAAATTTCAACATCTCAATCCCAAAGTATGACGAGTTTAAGCATAAATAATTTAATACACCAATCTGGCATGAACTCAAATGTTAACCGTGCCAATATTGCCCAGACGTCTACAACTTCGAACACACCTGCCACACTCTCTAGCacctacaaaaaacaaacacaagtgTCTTCTGCCTCAGAGTTCTCTCAGGAGCAGCTGCATACTATAAGGGCCACCGTCATGCAGGTGACTCGTGCCAACGATTCCACTTTAAAACACGGTGAGACCAGGAAAGAGTCAAACAAGCGTTGTGCCCAAGAGGACAGCTTGATTTCGGCAGCCAAGAGACAAAAACAGTGTCAAGCATCTGTGAGACATGAAAGGTTGCAGGCTCAAGAGAATCTCTCTGAACAAAATGTAGTCTTGGTTAGCCATGTGCCTTCAATTCCTTCCTCGTCTTTGTCCTCAAGTAACCAGGGACATGGAGATGGACTCGCCACTCTGTTCCCATCAAGTAGTAACTTTAACACAAACCTACGTCAGACAGAAATGCGTTGCAGTTCTCAACCTGCCGTTTCAGAACAGAGTCAGATGGGTGTTCAGCAGCTCCACTCTTTACAGCATACCCCTAATCCGATATCCCTCTTGCATAGCAACCAGTACCTAAAGCAACAGCAGGCCAGTCATTTAAGGGAGCAGCATCACCATTATCAACAGCAGCATCATATTTCGCACTCTGACACCACTATCCATTCTCAGTCTCACAATGTGCAGCAGCAGCAAAGGCTCCTGCAGCATGATGTGCAGATACAGAAGAAAAGAGGACCTGTGCAAGGTGGCCAGGCTACGAGGCTGTCTTTACAGCAGGATCATCACCTCTCTGAGCAGAATCGTCAAAAGGGCGGTCAACAACATCCTCACCACCAGCAGTTGCCTCCTCACTTTGGGTCTTCACAGGTTGAAAAAGCCTGTGATAATAATGCGCCAAGTCGAAACCATCATGGCAGTCACCCCCCGAGCCACGTAAGTCAGGAAATACTTCACCAGCATCAACAGGATGTTGGCAGCAGACAGCAAGGGTCGGTGGTGTCAGAGCATTTATCTGGACACAACCAGGTACAGAGACTTATGACTTCAAGGAGTTTAGAACAACAAATGGTCTCCCAGGCAAGTGTAGTTTCCAGACCCACCAATATGACGTGCGCCCCACACAGGCAGGAGAGGAATAGAGTTTCCAGCTATTCTGCTGAAGCACTAATAGGCAAGAGCACATCAAACTCGGAGCAAAGAATGGGAATTACAAATCAATCGTCTAGGCTACCCGATCAGCTGGAAATGAGGAAATACTTGGATATTTCCAGAAATAAAGGTTTATCGGTTCACAACCTACAAGGGCACATGTCCATAGACCACAATGTTAATACGGAGACTGGTCAGAGACTCCCTGATTGTCAAACCTTCAAAACGGCCAGTTCCTCTCAGCAGCAATCCGGAGTCTTTGAGGTACAGACTTCAAGAAATAATGACGCTAATGCGGTTACTTCTATGAGAGGCATGCAATCACAAGCTTACAGAATCAATCACAATCCTAATTCATCCATGGATCGGCAAAAGCATTTACCATATCAGCCGATGCAGGATGGTCAAATTACAAACACTCTTCCGAATAGAGACAATGAAAATTCATGTCATCAGAGCTTCATGCAGAGCTTGTTAGCCCCACATATTGGAGAACAGGTTAGTGTGAGTCAGAGATCAATATCAGGTCATCAAAGATCACAATATAATTCATCTTCCGGAATTGAATACACCTGTCCTCCTCCCACACGTGAAAGTGTCCACCTCCGAAGAGAGAATGATGGGCCAAACAGGGAAAGCTGTGATTTGGCAATGGGACAAGTGACTTCTAGAAACAATTCTTTAAGTATCCCTTTCTCTAGTTCCTCGTCCTCAGGAGATATTCAAAACCGAAACACAAGCCCTCATCCTTCATTGCAGAAGTCTGCCATGCGGCCGCCTGATAGTCAAGGAACAAAGAATCACTTGAATATTCAAGTTTCTATAAACATGCATGGAGTGGTTCATCCTGCTGTGCCTCATCAGCCAGTGTCCCATGGAAATGTTGACCAGAGGCAAATTGTCAGACAAGGTAATCCTCCAATAGCTCAACGTTCAAGACACCCTTTGCAAGATGAGGCAGACTCTAAGGTCCGTCAGCCTGAAAGAACTCGTACCGGAAACCAAAGGCACAGCAATATGTTTGACCCTACTCTGCCTCACCTTCCGCTAGCTGGCCCTGGCGCTATGATTCTTGGACGCCAACAGTCTGTAACTGAGAAGAGGACTGGCATTGTTAGATTCATGCCAGACAGTTCTCAAGTGACCACTGACAATCCAAATCCTGACCAGCATTCACTGACTCAAAATTTTGGATTCCCCTTTATTCCTGAAGGTACAATGAACCCACCAATAAATACAAACCCATCGTTCATGCCTCCAGTCACACAGGCCACTGCCACTCGCACACCTGCCTTAATACCGGTAGATCCGCAAAATACAATACCTTCTTTTTATCCTTCTTATTCACCAGCTCATCCAAGTTTAGCCAATGATCTTACCATCCCTTATTTCCCAAACCAAATGTTCTCAAACCCCAGCACAGAAAAATCCAGCAGCACAAGTTTAAACAATCGATTTGGATCCATACTATCTCCTCCACGGCCTGTTGGCTTCTCCCAGACTACGTTTCCCCTTCTTCCAGACATGACTCCAATGCACATGACCAACCCATCGCACCTGTCCAACTTCAACCTAACCTCCCTCTTTCCAGAAATTGCCGCTGCACTTCCTGCGGATGGATCGGCCATGTCACCTTTACTGCCCCTATCTCACTCATCAAATTCAGACTCTTCTAAACAGTCCTCAAATCGCCCTGCACACAATATAAGCCATATACTGGGTCACGACTCCAGCTCGACTGTTTAA